In Pecten maximus chromosome 10, xPecMax1.1, whole genome shotgun sequence, one genomic interval encodes:
- the LOC117336321 gene encoding uncharacterized protein LOC117336321 translates to MEFFLNALRSRWYHRYSVQDPSPPEPVQTVSCISLTDLSDKKVRPVSVLSEPGSSVFKQKTRGSKRPISSASQLSWNYESELKVGNSSLSLSDGGYSSMNDSLESLTHADSIQNRSLRIWRKRRPWLANKHRMTGHNSDNSTLMDKGSSESILESVEEKLNENVPEEPRLPQIRPRSVHFDSSLSDFSEDDDKENRNSDELKGSIISLSRQSSIHLKSWQMRRQRRALKNMSKRTNRRSNLDLRLHTQERQP, encoded by the coding sequence ATGGAGTTTTTCCTCAATGCCTTGCGATCCAGATGGTACCACCGTTACAGCGTACAGGACCCTTCCCCACCGGAACCTGTCCAGACCGTGTCTTGTATATCTCTCACTGATCTATCGGACAAGAAAGTCCGTCCAGTGTCCGTCCTATCTGAACCTGGATCGTCCGTCTTCAAACAGAAAACTAGGGGATCAAAACGCCCCATTTCGTCTGCCTCTCAACTTTCATGGAACTATGAGTCGGAGCTAAAAGTGGGAAACAGCTCACTCAGTTTATCCGATGGCGGTTATTCGTCCATGAATGACAGTTTGGAGTCTCTGACACATGCCGACAGTATACAGAACAGGTCTTTGCGCATATGGAGAAAGCGTCGTCCGTGGCTCGCAAACAAACATCGGATGACCGGACATAACAGCGACAACTCGACATTAATGGACAAAGGTTCGTCAGAAAGTATTCTGGAAAGTGTCGAGGAGAAATTGAATGAGAACGTCCCAGAAGAGCCCCGCTTGCCCCAAATCCGACCCCGATCTGTTCATTTCGATTCGTCACTGTCCGATTTTAGTGAAGATGACGACAAAGAAAACAGAAATTCAGACGAACTGAAGGGATCTATCATTAGCCTATCGCGACAGAGTAGTATCCATTTGAAGTCGTGGCAGATGAGACGACAGAGGCGCGCATTGAAAAATATGAGCAAGCGGACGAATCGACGTTCGAACCTCGATCTCCGCTTACACACACAGGAACGACAACCGTGA
- the LOC117336252 gene encoding protein NATD1-like, protein MSYRNLIKLLPTFGTDRTLIRCQPSLTMSQSRAGVSSTVDSPQSSGTADPSVSEKKDDDMPFIVGHDKKKKCFYINIELDGKRRKDTAVLEYDWIRPGFVDLYHTGVPPAYRGQGIAKILAKAALEHFAAENAKMKLSCSYLHKYVQETRLPRVWDLVCWDE, encoded by the exons ATGTCTTACAGAAACTTAATCAAACTCTTACCCACGTTTGGAACAGACCGAACTCTGATTCGTTGCCAGCCATCGTTGACGATGAGCCAGTCTAGAGCTGGTGTATCGAGCACTGTTGACAGTCCTCAATCCTCAGGAACGGCGGATCCATCGGTCTCAGAAAAGAAGGACGACGACATGCCTTTCATTGTAGGACACGACAAAAAGAAAAAGTGCTTCTACATTAATATAGAGCTTG ATGGAAAGAGAAGAAAGGATACTGCTGTTTTGGAGTATGATTGGATCCGGCCTGGTTTTGTAGACCTGTATCATACTGGGGTACCCCCAGCCTATAGAGGACAGGGTATAGCAAAGATATTGGCTAAG GCAGCACTGGAACACTTTGCAGCAGAAAATGCCAAAATGAAGCTTAGCTGTTCCTATCTTCACAAATATGTCCAGGAAACTCGCCTACCTCGTGTGTGGGACCTTGTGTGTTGGGATGAGTGA